In Rhododendron vialii isolate Sample 1 chromosome 9a, ASM3025357v1, the following are encoded in one genomic region:
- the LOC131301181 gene encoding uncharacterized protein LOC131301181: protein MEDWSKYAHSPAHLAVARRDYSSLRKLVASIPRLAKAGEVNTEEESLAAELQAEAVSAVIDRRDVPERETPLHLAVRLRDPTSAEILMAAGADWSLQNENGWSALQEAVCAREENIAMIIARHYQPLAWAKWCRRLPRIVASASRIRDFYMEITFHFESSVIPFIGRIAPSDTYRIWKRGSNLRADMTLAGFDGFRIQRSDQTFLFLGEGYSSEDGNVSVPPGSLIVLAHKEREITNALEGAGVQPTEAEVAHEVALMSRTNMYRPGIDVTQAELVPHLNWRRQERTEAVGYWRAKVYDMLHVMVSVKSRRVPGAMTDEELFSVDDDERIGNGGEYDEVLTAEERMQLDSALKMGNSDVHCEDEEHGVHDFREDGDGVSFESSESNGAMKEKKSWFGWNKKGSKHGGDGPEDSKVLKKFSKLATEGNNQKDNDNQRLPSDITKDDKDKGIKKKKKKGSTSESKTESEFKKGLRPVLWLTSDFPLKTEELLPLLDILANKVKAIRRLRELLTTKLPPGTFPVKVAIPIVPTIRVLVTFTKFEELKPMEEFSTPLSSPVHYEDAKSHKETEGSTSWISWMRGSHGGQSSDSEGRSFRDETDPFHIPSDYAWVDANEKKRRMKAKKAKSKKNRKQTAGKSGDRVRQVSEDLEE from the exons atGGAAGACTGGTCAAAGTATGCCCACAGTCCTGCTCATTTGGCCGTTGCACGCCGTGACTATTCTTCCCTAAGAAAACTCGTTGCCAGTATCCCTCGGCTTGCAAAGGCCGGTGAGGTTAATACCGAAGAAGAATCTCTCGCTGCGGAGCTTCAAGCTGAAGCCGTATCTGCAGTTATTGACCGGAGGGATGTTCCGGAGCGTGAGACCCCTCTGCATCTTGCGGTGCGCCTAAGGGATCCTACCTCTGCTGAGATTTTGATGGCAGCAGGTGCTGACTGGAGTTTACAGAACGAGAATGGCTGGAGCGCTCTCCAAGAAGCAGTTTGTGCCAGAGAGGAAAACATTGCTATGATCATTGCAAGGCATTATCAGCCTCTTGCTTGGGCCAAGTGGTGCCGTAGGCTCCCTCGCATTGTTGCTTCTGCTTCTCGAATTCGCGATTTCTACATGGAGATAACTTTCCATTTTGAGAGCTCTGTCATTCCGTTCATTGGCCGGATTGCACCATCGGACACTTACCGAATTTGGAAGCGTGGGTCCAACCTTCGCGCTGATATGACCCTTGCCGGGTTTGATGGGTTCCGAATCCAACGGTCTGATCAGACTTTCCTTTTCCTTGGGGAAGGGTATTCTTCTGAGGATGGGAATGTATCGGTGCCTCCTGGTTCTCTGATCGTGCTTGCtcataaagagagagaaatcacAAATGCTTTGGAGGGAGCCGGTGTGCAACCGACTGAAGCCGAAGTTGCACATGAAGTGGCCTTGATGTCGCGTACTAACATGTATAGGCCTGGTATTGACGTTACTCAGGCGGAGCTGGTTCCCCACCTGAATTGGAGGCGGCAGGAGAGGACGGAGGCGGTTGGATATTGGAGGGCTAAGGTTTATGATATGCTTCATGTGATGGTGAGCGTTAAATCAAGGCGGGTCCCCGGTGCTATGACAGATGAGGAGCTTTTTTCTGTGGATGATGATGAACGGATAGGAAATGGAGGGGAGTATGATGAGGTATTGACGGCTGAAGAAAGAATGCAGTTGGATTCTGCACTTAAAATGGGAAACTCGGATGTTCATTGTGAGGACGAGGAACACGGGGTTCACGATTTCCGTGAAGATGGCGATGGAGTTTCGTTTGAAAGTTCTGAATCTAATGGTGCTATGAAAGAGAAGAAGTCTTGGTTCGGTTGGAACAAGAAAGGTTCAAAACATGGAGGTGATGGTCCTGAGGATTCAAAAGTCTTGAAGAAGTTCTCTAAGTTGGCCACAGAAGGTAATAACCAGAAAGACAATGATAATCAGAGATTACCTTCTGACATTACCAAGGACGACAAAGATAAAGggatcaagaagaaaaagaagaaaggatcCACCAGTGAGTCCAAGACTGAGAGTGAGTTTAAAAAGGGTTTAAGGCCTGTTTTGTGGCTGACCTCAGATTTCCCTTTGAAGACAGAAGAGCTCTTGCCTTTACTGGACATTTTAGCAAACAAAGTGAAAGCTATCAGGAGACTGAGGGAGCTTTTAACTACAAAACTTCCTCCTGGCACGTTTCCTGTTAAG GTTGCTATCCCCATTGTTCCAACCATTAGGGTTCTAGTCACTTTTACCAAGTTTGAGGAGCTTAAGCCAATGGAGGAATTCTCAACCCCTCTCTCTAGCCCTGTGCACTATGAAGATGCCAAATCCCATAAGGAAACTGAGGGGTCCACATCGTGGATCTCGTGGATGAGAGGGAGCCATGGTGGGCAATCAAGTGACAGTGAAGGCCGTAGCTTCAGGGATGAAACTGACCCTTTCCACATACCATCTGACTATGCGTGGGTTGATGCCAATGAGAAGAAGCGTCGGATGAAAGCCAAGAAAGctaaaagcaagaaaaataggaaacaaaCAGCTGGTAAAAGCGGGGATCGCGTACGTCAAGTGAGCGAGGATTTGGAAGAGTAG